From the genome of Tachysurus fulvidraco isolate hzauxx_2018 chromosome 20, HZAU_PFXX_2.0, whole genome shotgun sequence, one region includes:
- the zpld1a gene encoding zona pellucida-like domain-containing protein 1a, with the protein MERIGLILFLLSKLLIIRAQFNGYNCDANFHSRFPAERDISVYCGVQTITLKINFCPVLFSGYTDTDLALNGRHGDAHCRGFINNNTFPTVVLFSISLSTLEACGNLLVVSKAQGPNAYGNLSLVQIGNISGYIDTPDPPTVISYLPGLLYKFSCSYPLEYLVNNTQLASSAAAISVKDSNGTFVSTLNLLLYNDSTYVQHLAIPMEGLTLKTRVFAAVKATNLDRRWNVLMDYCYTTPSGNPNDKLRYDLFVGCDKDPQTTVFENGKSQMGRFSFEVFRFVKHKNQKMSTVFLHCVTKLCRSDDCPMLVPICGMRKKRDVPESSESHAVSGNAVITAGPIITRSDETPTNNSQLAPLNSIPFKMTSVTSALISGIIILAVMSMCFFIFSLTLLKGKRPPPTPLAGAHNPAFS; encoded by the exons ATGGAACGTATAGGTTTGATTCTTTTTCTGTTatctaaattattaataattagagCCCAGTTCAATGGATACAACTGTGATGCCAACTTCCATAGCCGTTTTCCTG CTGAGCGGGACATCAGCGTGTACTGTGGAGTACAAACAATCACTCTTAAGATTAACTTCTGCCCGGTGCTTTTCTCTGGCTACACTGACACTGACTTAGCCCTAAATGGGCGCCATGGTGATGCCCATTGCCGAGGGTTCATTAACAACAACACCTTTCCTACAGTAGTGTTATTCAGCATCAGCCTTAGCACACTGGAGGCCTGTGGCAACTTGCTAGTG gtaTCCAAAGCACAGGGTCCCAATGCATATGGGAACCTTTCATTGGTGCAGATTGGGAATATATCAGGGTACATTGACACGCCTGACCCTCCTACTGTCATCAGCTACCTGCCTGGACTCCTCTATAAGTTCAGCTGCAGCTATCCACTGGAGTACCTGGTGAACAACACTCAGCTGGCATC gtCTGCCGCAGCGATTTCAGTAAAGGACAGCAATGGTACATTTGTAAGCACACTGAACTTACTGCTATACAAT GACTCCACATACGTTCAGCATCTGGCCATCCCAATGGAAGGCCTCACTCTGAAAACTCGTGTGTTTGCTGCGGTCAAAGCCACAAACTTGGACAGGAg GTGGAATGTGCTGATGGATTACTGTTACACCACTCCATCTGGGAATCCTAATGACAAGCTCCGATACGATCTTTTCGTTGG GTGTGACAAGGACCCTCAGACAACAGTGtttgaaaatggaaaaagtCAGATGGGACGTTTCTCCTTTGAGGTATTCCGCTTCGTCAAGCACAAGAATCAGAAGATGTCCACTGTCTTCCTGCATTGTGTGACCAAGCTGTGCCGCTCAGACGACTGCCCAATGCTTGTGCCG ATTTGTGGAATGCGTAAGAAACGGGATGTTCCAGAGAGTTCAGAGTCTCATGCAGTATCGGGAAATGCTGTTATAACTGCAGGACCCATTATCACTAGGAGTG ATGAAACCCCAACCAACAACTCTCAGCTGG cccCGCTAAACAGTATTCCATTCAAGATGACCTCTGTAACGAGTGCTCTCATATCTGGCATTATCATCCTGGCTGTAATGAGCATGTGCTTCTTTATCTTCTCTCTGACGCTCTTGAAGGGGAAACGCCCACCTCCAACGCCACTGGCTGGGGCTCACAATCCAGCTTTCAGTTAA